From Apium graveolens cultivar Ventura chromosome 9, ASM990537v1, whole genome shotgun sequence, the proteins below share one genomic window:
- the LOC141685912 gene encoding uridine/cytidine kinase UKL1, chloroplastic-like, with product MISGKSMENAMPACCKGIKIGKILIHRDGDNGKQLIYEKFPKDISERHVLLLDLVLGTGNSAHQAIELLIQKGVPESHIIFLNLISAPEGIHCVSKRFPTLKIVTSEIDVALNEEFRVIPGMGEFGDRYFGTDD from the exons ATGATATC TGGTAAAAGCATGGAGAACGCTATGCCTGCTTGTTGCAAAGGAATAAAGATTGGGAAAATTCTAATCCATCGTGATGGTGATAATGGTAAACAG CTTATATATGAAAAATTTCCAAAAGATATCTCAGAACGACATGTCTTGCTCTTGGATCTAGTTCTTGGAACTG GCAACTCAGCCCACCAGGCGATTGAATTACTCATACAGAAGGGAGTACCGGAATCCCATATTATATTTCTTAATCTTATATCT GCTCCTGAAGGAATACATTGTGTCAGCAAGAGGTTCCCAACGCTTAAAATAGTTACTTCAGAGATTGATGTAGCATTAAATGAAGAGTTTCGTGTAATACCGGGTATGGGGGAGTTTGGAGATCGTTACTTTGGTACCGATGATTGA